One window of the Camelina sativa cultivar DH55 chromosome 1, Cs, whole genome shotgun sequence genome contains the following:
- the LOC109126581 gene encoding uncharacterized protein LOC109126581, with amino-acid sequence MATTYPFPDNVHVSSSVTLKLTDSNYLLWKTQFESLLSSQKLIGFINGAVTAPSKSRLVVNGDVTTEVPNPQYEAWLCTDHKHIDESMKIFGFLNGLGREYDPITTVIQNYLSKLPTPTFNDVISEVQGFDTKLQSYDDSPSANPHLAFMTEKTNPCASQYQPNSRGRGGRFSQNRVRGGYSTRGRGFSQHQSSSTTQGERPICQICGRTGYTAIKCYNHFDNNYQSEVPSQAFAYLRVSDENGREWHLDSAATAHITTLTSGLQDATSYKGTDAVMVGDGAYLPITHIGSTTISSAKGTIPLNEVLVCPDMQKNLLSVSKLCDDYSCGVFFDSDFVYIIDLTTQKVVSKGPRKKGLYVLQNQEFVAFYSNRQCAATLDTWHHRLGHSNSRILQHLRACKEIEVNKSRTSPICEPCQMRKSNKLQFFSSDSRDLQPLERVHCDLWGPSPVVSNKGFKYYAVFVDDHSRYSWFFPL; translated from the exons ATGGCGACAACATATCCCTTTCCGGATAACGTTCATGTCTCAAGTTCGGTCACTCTCAAGCTTACTGATAGCAATTACTTGCTTTGGAAGACGCAGTTCGAGTCTCTGCTGTCTAGTCAGAAGCTTATTGGTTTCATAAATGGTGCTGTCACGGCTCCATCTAAAAGTCGTCTCGTTGTCAACGGTGATGTCACCACCGAAGTTCCAAACCCCCAGTATGAGGCTTGGTTATGTACTGATCA CAAGCATATTGATGAGTCCATGAAGATCTTTGGCTTTCTCAATGGGTTGGGGAGAGAATATGACCCTATCACCACTGTTATCCAAAATTACCTGAGCAAGCTCCCTACTCCTACCTTCAACGACGTCATCTCAGAGGTCCAAGGATTTGATACCAAGCTGCAGTCGTATGATGATTCTCCATCCGCCAATCCTCATCTCGCTTTCATGACTGAAAAGACGAACCCGTGTGCTTCCCAGTATCAGCCAAACTCAAGAGGTCGTGGAGGTCGCTTTagtcaaaacagagtaagaggTGGATACAGTACTCGAGGTCGTGGCTTCTCTCAGCATCAATCCAGCTCTACAACGCAAGGGGAGAGACCAATCTGCCAAATTTGTGGCCGTACTGGTTACACAGCGATAAAATGCTACAACCACTTTGACAATAACTATCAAAGTGAGGTCCCAAGTCAAGCGTTTGCATATCTCCGCGTGTCTGATGAGAATGGAAGAGAATGGCACCTTGACTCAGCGGCTACCGCTCACATCACCACCTTAACCTCAGGTCTACAAGATGCTACCTCGTACAAAGGGACTGATGCTGTGATGGTTGGAGATGGAGCCTACCTACCGATCACTCATATTGGATCAACCACCATTTCCTCTGCAAAAGGTACTATTCCTCTTAATGAAGTTCTAGTTTGTCCTGATATGCAAAAGAATCTTCTATCAGTATCTAAGTTATGTGATGATTACTCTTGTGGAGTGTTCTTTGATTctgattttgtatatataattgatttaacCACTCAGAAAGTGGTGTCAAAGGGTCCTCGTAAAAAAGGACTATATGTACTGCAGAATCAAGAATTTGTTGCGTTCTACTCAAATCGTCAGTGTGCAGCAACCCTGGATACTTGGCATCATCGGTTAGGACACTCAAACTCAAGGATTCTTCAGCATCTTCGAGCCTGCAAGGAGATTGAAGTGAATAAGAGCAGAACTTCTCCCATTTGTGAGCCTTGCCAGATGAGAAAGAGCAataagttacagtttttttcttctgattctaGAGATTTACAACCCCTAGAGAGAGTtcattgtgatctttggggGCCATCACCAGTTGTTTCAAACAAAGGATTCAAGTATTATGCAGTTTTTGTTGATGATCATTCTCGGTATTCTTGGTTCTTTCCTTTGTGA